From a single Methylacidiphilum kamchatkense Kam1 genomic region:
- a CDS encoding ATP-dependent Clp protease ATP-binding subunit, with protein sequence MTNFTPRAQQVLALARQEAERFGHNHVGTEHLLLGLIKLAQGVAINVLQKLGVDLETVRIEIEKKIGSVPSEGKPTTPIPYTPRVKKVLALASKEAKALNHSYVGTEHILLGLLREGEGVAATILKNLDIDLERVRNEILKELDPNFSASGEEENPEPAFAGTTETTSKKEVKTPALKAFGRDLTELARRGELDPVIGRKNEIERVMQILCRRTKNNPVLIGEAGVGKTAIVEGLAQEIANENVPDLLRDKRVITLDLALMVAGTKYRGQFEERIKAVMEEIRKAKNIILFIDELHTIVGAGSAEGAMDASNIIKPALSRGELQCIGATTLSEYRKYIEKDAALERRFQTVLVEAPSVEETIQILHGLKPKYEAHHKAKFTDQAIDTAVRLSDRYLTGRFLPDKAIDIMDEAGARARIAATMRPPELKDLENELLAIRAKKDECIKAQNFEKAAALRDKERELKEKLEQRIAEWKKRRDEKETTITEDDMMQIVSKWTGIPITRITQNDQDKFLNVGEELRKRVIGQDEAIEALSRALQRSRADLKDPKRPIGSFIFLGPTGVGKTMLAKTLAEYVFGSADALIQIDMSEYMEKFNVSRLIGSPPGYVGYEEGGQLTEKIRRRPYSVVLFDEIEKAHPDVWNILLQILEDGIVTDSLGRKIDFRNTIIIMTSNVGAEMGLKPGVLGFRTKQDEISYEQMKERMLETVKKTFKPEFLNRVDDLIVFRSLTREDMVKIVHLEVNKVAERLKSRNLSILLTDAAIDFLIEKGYEPAYGARPLRRAVEKYVENAIAEELLKGKLAEATVVEIDAREGMLIFTPKPSQNESSTQSQVESSAV encoded by the coding sequence ATGACAAACTTTACGCCTAGAGCACAACAAGTATTGGCACTTGCCAGACAGGAAGCCGAAAGGTTTGGACACAACCATGTGGGCACTGAGCATCTTTTGCTTGGTTTAATTAAACTTGCCCAAGGAGTAGCTATTAATGTCCTCCAAAAACTTGGAGTAGATCTGGAAACTGTACGAATCGAAATAGAGAAAAAGATCGGTTCTGTTCCTTCCGAAGGCAAGCCGACTACACCTATTCCCTATACGCCTCGTGTGAAGAAAGTTTTAGCTTTAGCCAGCAAAGAAGCAAAAGCTCTGAACCATAGCTACGTAGGAACAGAGCATATTCTTTTGGGACTGCTGCGAGAAGGAGAGGGAGTGGCAGCCACTATCCTCAAAAATCTCGATATCGATCTGGAACGAGTTCGCAATGAGATTTTAAAGGAATTAGATCCTAATTTCTCTGCCAGTGGAGAAGAAGAAAATCCTGAGCCAGCTTTTGCTGGGACTACCGAAACAACCTCAAAAAAGGAAGTGAAAACACCCGCTTTGAAAGCTTTTGGTAGAGATTTAACCGAACTGGCACGTCGTGGGGAACTCGATCCAGTAATTGGAAGGAAAAACGAGATCGAACGAGTGATGCAGATCCTTTGCAGAAGGACAAAGAACAATCCTGTGCTTATAGGGGAAGCGGGCGTGGGGAAAACGGCCATCGTCGAAGGATTAGCCCAGGAAATTGCTAATGAAAATGTTCCTGATCTGTTGAGAGATAAAAGGGTGATCACTTTGGATTTAGCCCTAATGGTCGCCGGAACAAAATATAGAGGACAATTTGAGGAAAGGATTAAGGCGGTAATGGAGGAGATCCGCAAGGCCAAGAACATCATCCTTTTTATTGATGAGTTGCATACGATTGTAGGGGCTGGTTCTGCAGAAGGAGCGATGGATGCTTCTAATATCATTAAACCGGCGTTGTCCCGTGGAGAATTACAATGCATCGGTGCGACCACTCTTTCAGAATATCGCAAATACATAGAGAAAGACGCGGCGTTGGAAAGAAGATTTCAAACCGTTCTTGTGGAAGCCCCAAGCGTTGAAGAAACGATTCAGATTTTGCATGGTCTCAAACCAAAGTACGAAGCGCATCATAAAGCCAAGTTTACCGACCAGGCTATTGATACTGCCGTTCGGCTTTCGGATAGATATCTTACGGGGAGATTCTTGCCCGATAAAGCTATCGACATCATGGACGAAGCAGGGGCGAGGGCAAGGATTGCCGCAACAATGAGGCCACCTGAATTAAAAGATCTTGAAAACGAGCTGCTTGCTATTAGAGCCAAGAAAGATGAGTGCATTAAGGCTCAAAATTTCGAAAAAGCTGCGGCATTGAGAGACAAAGAGAGAGAGCTTAAAGAAAAGCTCGAACAACGGATCGCTGAATGGAAGAAACGGCGAGACGAAAAGGAGACCACCATTACTGAAGACGATATGATGCAAATCGTCTCGAAATGGACAGGGATTCCTATTACTCGGATCACTCAGAATGATCAGGATAAGTTTCTCAATGTTGGTGAAGAATTGAGAAAGAGGGTCATTGGTCAGGATGAGGCCATAGAGGCGTTGAGTAGAGCCTTACAACGCTCAAGGGCTGATCTGAAGGATCCCAAAAGACCCATTGGGTCCTTTATATTCCTTGGACCAACGGGTGTAGGCAAGACTATGCTGGCAAAAACATTAGCCGAATATGTTTTTGGCAGTGCAGACGCTCTCATACAGATTGATATGAGCGAGTACATGGAAAAGTTTAATGTCTCTCGACTCATCGGTTCTCCGCCTGGATATGTTGGGTATGAGGAAGGAGGACAGTTAACCGAAAAAATTCGGCGTAGACCCTATTCGGTTGTTCTTTTTGACGAGATAGAGAAAGCGCATCCGGATGTTTGGAATATCCTCTTGCAAATTCTCGAGGATGGAATTGTTACGGATAGCCTTGGTAGAAAGATTGATTTTAGAAATACCATCATCATCATGACCTCCAATGTCGGTGCTGAGATGGGTTTGAAACCAGGTGTGCTTGGCTTCCGAACAAAGCAGGATGAGATTTCCTATGAGCAAATGAAGGAAAGAATGCTGGAAACCGTTAAAAAGACTTTTAAACCGGAGTTTTTAAATAGGGTTGATGATCTTATTGTCTTCAGGTCGCTTACCAGAGAAGACATGGTCAAAATCGTTCATTTGGAAGTTAATAAAGTGGCAGAAAGACTGAAGAGTCGTAATTTGAGCATTCTTCTCACAGATGCAGCCATCGATTTCTTGATTGAAAAGGGATATGAACCAGCCTATGGCGCTAGACCCTTGAGAAGAGCAGTTGAGAAATATGTGGAAAATGCTATCGCCGAAGAATTGCTCAAAGGTAAATTGGCCGAAGCCACAGTGGTTGAGATTGATGCACGGGAAGGAATGTTAATCTTTACTCCGAAACCTTCCCAAAATGAATCTTCGACTCAATCTCAAGTTGAATCATCAGCTGTCTAA
- a CDS encoding 2-dehydropantoate 2-reductase, protein MSFESSPEHLDKGKIAIIGAGAIGSFYGGLLAKAGYDVNFLMRKDYEIVKERGLIIEWGKEKTFQLYPVKVYTNTNQIGPCKWVIISLKTSANDILFELLPPLLSSETVLVCFQNGIGNEKWLYENFGPRTVIGGILFVCINRTGPGKVTNFGFGKVELGQYNALPGKELKDFATMLTTAGIETEIVNSLEEARWKKLVWNIPFNGLSVAAGGVDVAVILDKPELALAARELMQEIIKAAKAFGFSITNDFIEMQLSRTKKMGPYKPSSLFDFLEHKPLEVEAIWGRPLKMAREKGLELPRLQLLYAILDSLNSLCSRN, encoded by the coding sequence ATGTCGTTTGAATCATCTCCGGAGCATCTCGATAAAGGAAAGATTGCTATCATAGGTGCTGGAGCCATTGGTTCGTTCTATGGAGGGCTTCTTGCGAAAGCCGGCTATGATGTTAATTTCTTAATGCGAAAGGACTATGAGATAGTTAAGGAAAGAGGACTTATTATTGAATGGGGAAAAGAAAAGACCTTTCAGCTTTATCCGGTTAAAGTTTATACTAATACCAATCAGATTGGCCCTTGTAAGTGGGTGATTATTTCTTTAAAAACATCTGCAAATGATATTCTTTTTGAATTGCTACCCCCACTTCTTTCTTCTGAAACAGTCTTGGTTTGTTTCCAGAATGGCATAGGGAATGAGAAGTGGCTTTATGAGAATTTTGGACCTCGAACCGTTATTGGAGGAATATTGTTTGTGTGTATTAATCGAACGGGTCCTGGCAAAGTCACAAATTTTGGTTTTGGGAAAGTAGAACTTGGACAGTATAATGCGTTGCCTGGAAAAGAATTAAAGGATTTCGCAACCATGCTGACTACAGCCGGGATTGAAACAGAAATAGTTAACTCTTTGGAAGAAGCAAGATGGAAAAAATTGGTATGGAATATTCCTTTTAATGGGTTATCCGTTGCTGCTGGAGGGGTAGATGTAGCTGTGATTCTGGATAAGCCCGAACTTGCTTTAGCTGCTAGGGAATTGATGCAAGAAATTATTAAGGCGGCTAAAGCATTCGGTTTTTCCATCACTAATGATTTTATTGAAATGCAGCTTTCTAGAACCAAAAAGATGGGACCTTATAAACCTTCAAGCTTATTCGATTTTTTAGAGCATAAGCCTCTTGAGGTAGAAGCAATTTGGGGCAGGCCTTTAAAAATGGCAAGAGAGAAAGGTCTTGAGCTTCCAAGGCTTCAATTGCTTTATGCGATTCTTGATTCGTTGAATTCCCTTTGTTCTAGGAACTGA
- a CDS encoding efflux RND transporter periplasmic adaptor subunit encodes MSSKEFDVGSKIKDTKRGILEKLSRIVDKKRKGSGKSQEEGPTQNKEQDNLSPTIPEPPPIKKRERLEPILKKIKSGPAFIALALGAILLALFIIGLIPRLHNQGILKKYVAIANEIPVSVISPKLAPPITDLRLPGTARGYFETPIWARVNGYIKNWWVDIGDEVKEGQLMAVIDAPDIDRQVLEMEGVLKSAEANLEIARISLDRWKELIKTRAVSQQQLDERQAAYDAALARVNASRGQYEHWKELQNFEKIYAPFSGVVTARNIDIGTLVSLGSDKGVRELYRISVTDVMRVYVAVPQNYAPQIQLGAWADVTASELPGKIFKGLVVRTSKAVDPLSRTLLTEVDVGNPNGEIIVNMYVDVTFHLPRTQETYLVPVNTIVVRADGNYVLSVDEHQTVHYNKVELGKDLGQFIEIPSGLSKDQKIILNPPEILEEGDKVVVVDDLSKPKPDKIKEKKLLQKGKLAHE; translated from the coding sequence ATGAGTAGTAAGGAGTTCGATGTGGGTTCGAAAATAAAAGACACCAAACGTGGCATATTAGAAAAACTATCCCGGATCGTTGATAAAAAGCGGAAAGGGAGTGGGAAAAGCCAAGAAGAGGGACCTACTCAAAATAAAGAACAGGATAATCTCTCTCCCACCATTCCTGAACCGCCTCCTATTAAAAAACGGGAACGACTAGAACCCATTTTAAAGAAAATCAAAAGTGGACCCGCTTTTATAGCTCTTGCTTTGGGAGCAATTCTTCTGGCTCTTTTTATTATAGGACTCATACCAAGGCTGCATAATCAAGGGATACTGAAAAAATATGTGGCTATTGCGAATGAAATTCCTGTTTCTGTTATAAGCCCAAAGCTTGCTCCACCAATTACGGATTTAAGGCTACCTGGGACAGCTAGAGGCTATTTTGAAACACCCATATGGGCAAGAGTCAATGGGTATATTAAAAATTGGTGGGTAGATATAGGGGATGAAGTGAAGGAAGGTCAACTGATGGCTGTTATTGATGCCCCTGATATTGATCGACAAGTGTTGGAGATGGAAGGGGTATTGAAATCAGCTGAGGCGAATTTGGAAATTGCCAGGATTTCTTTGGATCGGTGGAAAGAACTAATAAAAACCCGTGCGGTTTCCCAACAGCAGCTCGATGAAAGGCAGGCTGCTTATGATGCTGCTCTTGCTCGAGTCAACGCTTCTCGAGGACAATATGAACATTGGAAAGAGCTTCAAAATTTTGAAAAGATTTATGCCCCATTTAGTGGGGTCGTTACGGCTCGAAATATAGATATTGGCACGTTAGTGTCTCTGGGAAGTGATAAAGGAGTAAGAGAACTCTATCGGATATCAGTGACGGATGTCATGAGGGTGTATGTAGCTGTTCCTCAGAATTATGCTCCTCAGATCCAGCTTGGTGCTTGGGCTGATGTCACTGCTTCGGAATTGCCTGGAAAAATCTTCAAAGGGCTAGTTGTCAGAACATCGAAAGCGGTTGACCCGCTTTCTCGAACACTGTTGACAGAAGTCGATGTCGGCAATCCCAATGGAGAGATTATTGTCAATATGTATGTGGATGTGACTTTTCATCTGCCGAGGACACAGGAAACCTATCTAGTCCCTGTCAATACAATAGTCGTAAGGGCAGATGGCAATTATGTGCTTAGTGTGGATGAGCATCAGACTGTCCATTATAATAAGGTTGAACTGGGGAAAGATTTGGGACAATTCATTGAGATTCCCTCTGGACTTTCCAAAGATCAGAAAATTATATTGAATCCTCCTGAAATTCTTGAAGAAGGGGATAAAGTAGTGGTGGTGGACGATCTTTCTAAACCAAAGCCTGATAAGATAAAAGAGAAAAAGTTATTACAAAAGGGAAAGCTCGCTCATGAATGA
- a CDS encoding efflux RND transporter permease subunit, which translates to MSYDSRSHFSSTLGGTARFIRVDAYPDQLLARGITAQELMEVINNQVLDYASGDIKIGDRDYLVSVNNVPTNVQEMNDIPIKKVNGQIVYMHDLGYVRDGGAVQWNFARYNGIPAVIMPLLKNGMASTLELVANLRKLLPVAKASAPEGIEIKELMDQSVFVRASVEGVVKEGLIAAGLTGIMILVFLGSWRSTLIVLTSIPLCILVALFILSRMGNTINIMTLGGLALAVGILVDDATVEVENIHRNHGMGKPLIQAILDGAQQIANAAFVATLSICIVFTSVIFLEGPPKYLFTPMALGVVFSMLFSYFLSRTLVPTMANMLIRQEEIIEHKRKIEGKPLSRFMRFHHWFMERFEEFRDNYGELLKWALHHKGAVFLLFGILGVASFVALPFVGENFFPPVDAGKFRLHVFTPPGTRLETTARIFSEIEEYIKKEIVPEEEIDSIVDLGGLPFWFPAGMAFGDYINEGTFDGEILVSLKEDHHSTFAYMKKIREKLPRRFPGCEFFFQPPDMVNQILNFGSAAPIDIQVVGKDPDITSRFAKEIQKKVKKIKGAADVIIYQKKQPYLHLKIDRIRALDFGLNQREIANNILNQLSSSYVVAPNYWADPKTTINYPVVVQTPQHLIDSHNSLLNINLHPIKEYYSDLLASREETQLLSNVVSVEHTQKAAVVSHYNVKPIYNVFVNVQGRDLGGVVHDVQKVINSIKKELPPAYEIHIRGQAESMQNAFGRLGLGIVFAILMVYFLLVVNFQGWVDPFIILMALPAGFCGVIWMLYLTGTTFSVPSLMGMIMTVGVATSNSILLITFANEEMRNGADALTAAWMAGRIRLRPVLMTAGAMILGMLPMSLGLGEGGEQNAPLGRAVIGGMIFATIGTLFFVPVVFSIIRGKKTRPTE; encoded by the coding sequence ATTAGCTACGATTCGAGGAGCCACTTTTCCTCCACCCTGGGGGGGACAGCGCGATTTATTCGTGTCGATGCTTATCCAGATCAACTGTTAGCTAGAGGCATCACCGCTCAAGAATTAATGGAAGTAATCAATAACCAAGTTTTGGATTATGCTTCCGGAGATATCAAAATAGGAGATCGCGACTATTTAGTCTCTGTGAACAATGTCCCAACGAATGTTCAGGAGATGAACGACATTCCGATTAAAAAAGTCAATGGACAAATCGTTTATATGCATGACCTTGGGTATGTCAGGGATGGAGGAGCAGTCCAATGGAATTTTGCACGGTATAATGGCATTCCTGCTGTGATTATGCCTCTTTTGAAAAACGGTATGGCATCGACTTTGGAGTTAGTCGCCAATCTGAGAAAACTGCTTCCGGTCGCCAAAGCTTCAGCTCCAGAAGGAATAGAAATCAAAGAATTAATGGATCAATCCGTCTTTGTCAGGGCTTCTGTAGAAGGAGTGGTTAAGGAAGGGTTGATTGCTGCAGGCCTTACAGGGATTATGATTTTAGTCTTTTTAGGAAGCTGGAGATCGACTTTGATCGTTTTAACTTCCATTCCTCTTTGTATTCTTGTGGCTCTTTTCATTCTTAGCCGCATGGGCAATACCATAAATATCATGACTCTCGGAGGGCTTGCTCTGGCTGTTGGAATTCTTGTGGATGATGCGACAGTGGAAGTGGAAAATATCCATAGAAATCACGGTATGGGGAAACCTCTCATTCAGGCGATTCTCGATGGTGCTCAGCAGATTGCCAATGCGGCCTTCGTTGCAACGCTTTCTATTTGTATCGTGTTTACTTCAGTAATTTTTTTAGAGGGGCCTCCAAAATATCTTTTTACTCCCATGGCCTTAGGGGTCGTCTTTTCGATGCTGTTCTCCTATTTTCTTTCAAGGACTCTCGTTCCTACGATGGCCAATATGCTTATTCGACAGGAAGAAATCATCGAGCATAAAAGGAAAATCGAAGGTAAACCGCTCTCCCGTTTTATGCGATTCCATCATTGGTTTATGGAACGCTTTGAAGAGTTCCGGGACAATTATGGAGAGCTTTTAAAATGGGCCCTGCATCATAAAGGAGCAGTGTTCTTACTCTTTGGTATCTTGGGTGTTGCTTCCTTTGTGGCTTTGCCTTTTGTAGGAGAGAATTTTTTCCCCCCTGTAGACGCTGGCAAGTTTAGGCTTCATGTTTTTACCCCGCCAGGGACTAGATTGGAAACAACAGCCAGAATTTTCAGTGAAATTGAAGAATACATAAAAAAGGAAATTGTTCCGGAGGAAGAAATCGATTCTATCGTGGACTTAGGAGGGCTTCCTTTTTGGTTTCCTGCAGGAATGGCCTTTGGTGATTATATCAATGAAGGGACATTTGACGGAGAGATTTTAGTATCGCTGAAAGAGGATCATCACTCCACATTTGCTTACATGAAAAAGATAAGGGAGAAATTGCCAAGAAGGTTCCCTGGATGCGAGTTCTTCTTCCAACCACCAGATATGGTTAATCAGATTCTTAACTTTGGTTCTGCTGCACCCATTGATATACAAGTGGTAGGAAAGGACCCGGATATTACGTCTCGGTTTGCAAAAGAAATCCAAAAAAAAGTAAAAAAGATCAAAGGGGCTGCTGATGTTATCATTTATCAGAAAAAACAGCCCTATCTGCATTTAAAAATAGATCGAATACGGGCTCTTGATTTTGGGTTAAATCAAAGGGAAATTGCTAACAACATTTTAAACCAGTTGAGTTCAAGCTATGTGGTGGCACCTAATTATTGGGCCGATCCTAAAACAACTATCAACTATCCGGTTGTTGTTCAAACTCCCCAACACTTGATAGATAGTCACAACTCTTTGCTCAATATCAATCTTCACCCGATAAAGGAATATTATTCTGATCTCCTTGCTTCGAGAGAGGAGACTCAGCTGTTGAGTAACGTGGTTTCGGTGGAGCATACCCAAAAGGCTGCCGTTGTCAGCCATTATAATGTCAAGCCTATTTATAATGTTTTTGTTAATGTGCAAGGAAGAGATCTGGGAGGGGTAGTCCACGACGTCCAAAAAGTTATCAATAGCATCAAAAAGGAATTGCCTCCAGCCTATGAAATCCATATTCGTGGACAGGCCGAAAGCATGCAGAATGCCTTTGGGCGTCTTGGTCTTGGCATTGTTTTTGCCATTCTGATGGTCTATTTCTTGTTAGTAGTCAATTTCCAAGGATGGGTGGATCCTTTCATCATTCTGATGGCGCTGCCGGCAGGATTTTGTGGTGTTATCTGGATGCTTTATCTTACTGGCACAACCTTTAGTGTCCCCTCTCTTATGGGGATGATTATGACCGTTGGAGTCGCCACTTCCAATAGCATTTTGCTGATTACTTTTGCCAATGAAGAAATGAGAAATGGAGCCGATGCTCTTACAGCTGCTTGGATGGCTGGAAGAATTCGGCTCAGGCCGGTTCTTATGACTGCTGGGGCGATGATTCTTGGTATGCTCCCAATGTCCCTTGGACTTGGAGAGGGAGGAGAACAGAATGCACCCCTTGGTAGAGCGGTTATCGGAGGGATGATTTTTGCTACCATAGGGACTCTTTTCTTCGTTCCAGTTGTTTTCAGCATTATTCGAGGCAAGAAAACAAGACCTACGGAATAG
- a CDS encoding efflux RND transporter permease subunit, with protein sequence MLWLVKVALRKPYTVAVMAALIFVMGLLTIETTPTDIFPDIDIPVVNVVWFYQGLTPEDMTNFITTFSEFNLSQYVDNVARMESRTYYGLNVIRMYFQPGVPIDLAVSEAVSICQTVIKRMPLGTTPPYVLRYSAAEVPVIQLAVSGKTKSNADLFDYTWYIFRRELATIRGATFPPPWGGQRDLFVSMLIQINC encoded by the coding sequence ATGCTCTGGCTGGTAAAAGTTGCTCTTAGAAAGCCCTATACGGTCGCTGTTATGGCAGCGCTCATATTTGTCATGGGGCTATTGACTATTGAAACAACTCCAACGGATATTTTCCCTGATATCGATATTCCCGTTGTAAATGTTGTCTGGTTTTATCAGGGTCTGACTCCAGAGGATATGACCAATTTCATTACGACCTTTAGCGAGTTTAATCTTTCCCAGTATGTAGATAATGTAGCCCGAATGGAATCAAGAACTTATTATGGGCTTAATGTTATTCGCATGTATTTTCAACCAGGTGTCCCTATCGATCTGGCCGTGTCGGAAGCAGTATCGATCTGTCAGACTGTCATAAAAAGAATGCCCCTTGGAACTACTCCTCCTTATGTTTTGCGCTATTCTGCAGCGGAAGTCCCTGTTATACAGTTGGCTGTAAGTGGGAAAACGAAATCAAATGCCGATTTGTTCGATTATACCTGGTATATCTTTAGAAGAGAATTAGCTACGATTCGAGGAGCCACTTTTCCTCCACCCTGGGGGGGACAGCGCGATTTATTCGTGTCGATGCTTATCCAGATCAACTGTTAG
- a CDS encoding NAD(P)-dependent oxidoreductase codes for MKIGFIGTGKMGYPMAQNLLASGKELFIYNRTKEKADPLAAFGAKILGCPKEVAASSDVVITMLANDEALLEITAGSEGLIHGLHEEGIHLSMSTVSPKVIQEIQSMHAAKNQILVSAPVFGRPDAAARKELWIITAGPLEAVRKCHPIFQALGRGYSNFGEEPARANIVKILGNFLIMTVIEALSESFSLAQRAKILPQDFLSAINQALFRSPLYENYGQLIVKKAFSEPGFTLQLGFKDATMARDLVESYRVPMPYLDVVYWRFLSALNHGKAELDFAAISSEVFDSWEDHPPLK; via the coding sequence ATGAAAATTGGTTTTATAGGTACTGGAAAGATGGGATATCCAATGGCCCAAAATCTTTTGGCCTCTGGAAAAGAACTCTTTATTTACAACCGTACGAAAGAAAAAGCTGATCCTTTGGCAGCTTTTGGTGCCAAAATTCTTGGATGTCCTAAAGAAGTGGCAGCAAGCAGCGATGTAGTCATCACGATGCTTGCCAATGATGAGGCATTATTAGAAATCACAGCTGGCAGCGAGGGACTTATCCATGGATTACATGAAGAAGGTATTCATCTCTCTATGAGCACGGTTAGTCCTAAAGTCATTCAAGAAATTCAAAGCATGCATGCAGCCAAAAACCAGATTCTTGTTTCAGCACCCGTATTTGGACGGCCCGATGCGGCAGCAAGAAAAGAATTGTGGATTATTACTGCTGGACCTCTAGAAGCTGTGAGAAAATGCCATCCCATCTTCCAAGCCTTGGGAAGGGGCTATTCGAATTTTGGAGAAGAACCAGCCAGAGCGAATATTGTAAAAATCTTGGGCAATTTTTTAATCATGACCGTTATCGAAGCCTTAAGCGAGAGTTTCTCTTTGGCTCAAAGAGCTAAGATCCTCCCTCAAGATTTTCTTTCCGCTATCAACCAAGCATTGTTTCGTTCACCCCTCTACGAAAATTACGGCCAGCTTATTGTGAAAAAAGCCTTTAGCGAACCAGGCTTTACATTACAACTCGGATTTAAAGATGCAACAATGGCAAGAGATTTAGTCGAGTCCTATAGGGTGCCAATGCCTTATCTTGACGTGGTGTACTGGCGCTTTCTCTCTGCACTAAACCATGGGAAAGCAGAACTTGATTTCGCTGCCATCTCTTCAGAAGTCTTCGATTCTTGGGAGGATCACCCCCCCTTGAAGTGA